GCAGATGGGTATCTGTTTGTCGCGGGCTATGGCGGCGTTCAGGAGAAGCTTCTCCAGGATGTCTTTCCCCGTGGGGGATACTTCCTCTGCCAATGCCTTTTCGAGGGCCTGTTCCACATCTTTGCCCAGGTCGAGGTTGGCGCTTATGACCAGGTCTCGCACCGCGGTGCGGACTTGGTTGAGGTGGATTTCTCTCATGTGAGTGTCCGTGACGAAAGCATTGTTTGCCCATGCTTGCAAACAAGGGCCGCTTTCAGAATGAGCATAGCTGTCAAAAGGAGTACCTCAAAAAACAAAAGCTATCCCGGCCGCACATGCCACTCAGGTCGAGTTGCTTCCCTGGGATAACTTGCAGAATTGCAGCTGTTGTCACAGTGCGAAATATAGCCAACAGAGCTCTAGAGGTCAATAGATTTCCACAGACAAAAGGGCAGAGAAATTGCCCTGAAGGCACAAGTAGTAATTGATGATCCGAGAGAGCTCTGCCCGGGTGCATCTGCACCCAGGCAGTAGCGAATGACGGCAACCGCCGGCCTTCACTGATGCTGGGGCACCTGGAAAAACCGGGCCAGACGGCTGTCCAGGCGGGTAGCTGTTTCTTACTCCAGCAAGAAAGAGAAGATATTTGCGCCAAACTTCTGCTGGTTTTCCAGTTGACAGGCGGGCCACTTGCGTGTATGTGGCAACTCTGAATACTTCAAAATACGGGACAGCAATATGATGATACTGCTCACCAATGATGACGGCATCTATGCCAAGGGAATCGAAGTGCTGCAGGAGCATCTTTGCCAGGAGCATGAGGTGCTGGTGGTGGCGCCGGAAACGGAACAGAGCGCCGTGGGACACGCCATTACCCTCATGGACCCCCTCCGTCTGAAGCCTATTCAACGCAATGGCGCCTTTTTCGGCTATGGGGTGAATGGCACTCCAGCAGATTGCGTAAAGCTGGCTATCAACGAACTTCTGGAGAAGCCTCCCAACCTCGTGGTCTCGGGGATCAATCTAGGGGCCAATGTGGGAATCAATGTGATCTATTCCGGTACGGTGTCGGCGGCAACAGAAGGAGCCATTCTGGGTGTGCCGGCCATAGCTGTGTCCATAAACTCTTTCAAGAGTCCAGATTTTACCCCGGCTGCTCGCTTTATCAAGAAGCTCGTGCGACAAGTGAGCCAGCATGGCCTGCCGCCTTGCACCTTGCTCAACGTGAACGTCCCGGCAGTGCCTGCAGAAAAGATCCGGGGTGTGCGCATCACCCGCCAGGGTGTAAGCCGCTTCGTGGAAAAATTCGACCGGCGGGTGGATCCTCGCAAAAATGTCTACTACTGGCAATGCGGCAGTACGCCTCCTTTCAGTGAGGATGGGGATACGGACGCCAGTGCCCTGGCCTCTGATTGTATTTCCATCACTCCTCTCCATTTTGATCTCACCAACTACGGGTTTCTCGAAACCCTTCGCACCTGGAACATTGCCGCTCCGGGGGAGGAAGAATAGTTTCCTCCATTTGAACATACAGCTCTGTGATCGTCCCCTTCTAATTATTGTTCACTCTGCCTCTCCATATTCAATGAACCGGCTAATATCAAGTC
The window above is part of the Deltaproteobacteria bacterium genome. Proteins encoded here:
- the surE gene encoding 5'/3'-nucleotidase SurE; this translates as MMILLTNDDGIYAKGIEVLQEHLCQEHEVLVVAPETEQSAVGHAITLMDPLRLKPIQRNGAFFGYGVNGTPADCVKLAINELLEKPPNLVVSGINLGANVGINVIYSGTVSAATEGAILGVPAIAVSINSFKSPDFTPAARFIKKLVRQVSQHGLPPCTLLNVNVPAVPAEKIRGVRITRQGVSRFVEKFDRRVDPRKNVYYWQCGSTPPFSEDGDTDASALASDCISITPLHFDLTNYGFLETLRTWNIAAPGEEE
- a CDS encoding fumarate hydratase, producing MREIHLNQVRTAVRDLVISANLDLGKDVEQALEKALAEEVSPTGKDILEKLLLNAAIARDKQIPIC